A single window of Candidatus Flexicrinis affinis DNA harbors:
- the rplQ gene encoding 50S ribosomal protein L17, with product MAGKRLSRDTGHRKALRLNLTRALLTHERIETTLAKAQFVRANVERTITLAKRGLAKAEAAQRPEAGVHARRLVASRLGNDREIVQKVFDVLAPRYAERPGGYTRMFKLGPRKGDNAEMVLIELVDRGEAGA from the coding sequence ATGGCAGGAAAGCGGCTGAGCCGCGACACCGGGCATCGCAAGGCACTCCGCCTGAACTTGACCCGCGCGCTGCTCACGCACGAACGGATTGAGACCACACTGGCGAAGGCGCAGTTCGTGCGCGCCAACGTCGAACGGACGATCACGCTGGCGAAGCGCGGTCTGGCCAAGGCGGAAGCCGCGCAGCGGCCCGAGGCCGGCGTGCATGCGCGTCGTCTGGTCGCCAGCCGGCTCGGCAACGACCGCGAGATCGTGCAGAAGGTGTTCGATGTGCTTGCGCCGCGCTATGCAGAGCGCCCGGGCGGATATACCCGGATGTTCAAGCTGGGGCCGCGCAAGGGCGACAACGCCGAGATGGTGCTGATCGAACTGGTCGACCGCGGCGAGGCCGGCGCGTAG